A stretch of the Haloplanus aerogenes genome encodes the following:
- a CDS encoding 4Fe-4S dicluster domain-containing protein, which translates to MAIDPNFERTREKVDEEDGVAVWGPVDPPVQLGIHGTHVAVDFDICLADGACLEDCPVDVFKWVDTPGHPESEIKAHPTHEDQCIDCMLCVDVCPVDAIDVDPSRENRV; encoded by the coding sequence ATGGCCATCGATCCGAACTTCGAACGAACGCGCGAGAAGGTCGACGAGGAGGACGGCGTCGCCGTCTGGGGACCGGTCGATCCGCCGGTGCAACTCGGCATCCACGGCACCCACGTCGCCGTCGACTTCGACATCTGTCTGGCCGACGGCGCCTGCCTCGAAGACTGCCCCGTCGACGTGTTCAAGTGGGTGGACACGCCCGGTCACCCCGAGAGCGAAATCAAGGCACATCCCACCCACGAGGATCAGTGTATCGACTGCATGCTCTGTGTCGACGTCTGCCCGGTCGACGCCATCGACGTGGATCCGAGCCGCGAGAATCGGGTCTGA